A stretch of the Arachis stenosperma cultivar V10309 chromosome 6, arast.V10309.gnm1.PFL2, whole genome shotgun sequence genome encodes the following:
- the LOC130936365 gene encoding protein FLOWERING LOCUS T-like yields MASSRDYGDPLLVGGIIGDVLNPFTSTVSLKVLINNREINNGCELRPSHVVNRPRITIGGEDLRTFYTLVMVDADAPSPSNPFLREYLHWMVTDIPATTNTTFGKEVMFYESPQPNAGIHRFIIVLFKQLGRDTVFPPEWRHNFNTRDFACNNSLAPVAAVYFNCQRERGCGGRRME; encoded by the exons ATGGCATCATCAAGGGATTACGGAGACCCTCTTCTTGTTGGTGGTATAATTGGGGATGTTCTGAACCCTTTTACGAGCACAGTTTCTCTTAAGGTTCTCATTAACAACAGAGAGATTAACAATGGCTGTGAACTGAGGCCCTCTCATGTTGTTAACCGCCCTAGGATTACTATTGGTGGTGAAGACCTCAGGACCTTCTACACACTG GTTATGGTGGATGCTGATGCACCTAGCCCTAGTAACCCTTTCTTGAGGGAATACTTGCACTG GATGGTGACAGATATTCCGGCTACCACAAACACCACCTTCG GGAAAGAGGTTATGTTTTATGAAAGTCCACAACCAAATGCAGGGATTCACCGATTTATAATTGTATTATTCAAGCAACTGGGAAGAGACACTGTTTTCCCCCCTGAATGGCGTCACAATTTCAACACCAGAGATTTTGCTTGCAACAATAGCTTGGCTCCTGTTGCTGCAGTTTATTTCAACTGTCAAAGGGAGCGTGGTTGTGGTGGAAGAAGGATGGAATAA